The window CGGAGGGGTTAAAAGATTCAGTCGATCTTTCGCGCGACCAACTAGGAAAAATTATTGGTCAAGTTACAACGAACTGGGATGCAAATGATGCGAAAAACAAAGCACAAACACACTTAACAGCTGCGGGTGACGACTTAAAAGGTGATGTTGCAGTTCTAGCTCCGAATGATGGAACAGCTCGGTCAATCGCAGACGTATTTGCTTCTGATAGTGTAATTTCAAGTTACTTTGTGACTGGGCAAGATGCAGAGAAAGCATCTATCCAATATATAATCGACGGAAAACAGTCGATGACGGTATTCAAAGACGTTCGTGCACTTGTGAAAGATGCGATGGGTATGGCAGTTGAAATCTTAGATGGCAATACACCAGAAACAACAGGTTCTTATGATAATGGTTCAGTTGAAATTAAAGCGAAACAAACGGACGTAATCGTGGTGAATGAAGATAACGTGAAATCTGAGCTAATCGATTCTGAATACTACGAGGCAAGCGAATTCACAGGTTTAGAGTAAAAGTATCACATTGGAAAATGGAAAATAGTGATAGTGTAATCTATCACTATTTCTCCATTTCTATTTTGTTTGGGTTAGGGAGGCGATAGAATGAGCGAATATATTTTAGAGATGAATGACATATCTAAAGAGTTCCCGGGAGTCAAGGCCCTATCAAACGTGAATTTCAAAGTGAGAAAAGGAGAGATTCATTGTTTGGTTGGGGAGAATGGTGCTGGAAAATCGACGCTAATGAAGGTGTTGAGCGGAGTTTATCCATTTGGCACATACGACGGAGATATCGTATTTGAAGATCAAATTCAACAGTTCAATGAGATTAGCGATAGTGTGAAGGCTGGTATTGGCATCATTTATCAAGAGTTGGCACTCTTTCCGGATTTGTCCGTCTATGAAAATATATTTGCTGGCAATGAAGTGAAAAAGGGTCCGTTCGTTGATTGGAATCAAACAATCGTTCAAGCTACGCAGATACTGAAAAAAGTAAAGCTGAAAGTGACGCCGGAAACACTGATTAGGGAATTAAGTGTAGGAAAACAGCAGCTCGTAGAAATTGCCAAAGCATTAAGTAAAGATGTAAATCTGCTGATTTTAGATGAGCCGACGGCAGCACTGAATGAAGATGACAGTGAAAATCTGTTAAAACTCCTAAAGGAATTAAAAAGCCAAGGAATTAGCTGCATCATGATTTCTCATAAGCTGAAGGAAGTTATCGAGATAGCGGATAAAGTAACGATTTTGCGGGACGGCAAGACGATTTGTACGCTAGATGCAAGTAAAGGGGAAGTAGCGGAAAATGTCATTATCAAAAATATGGTAGGACGTGAAATCGAAGACATTTATCCGAAACATCCTGACAAGAAAATCGGAGACACTGTCCTCAAATTGGATAATTGGTCAGCGTATGACACGCAACTAGGAAGAAATGTTGTGAAAAACATCAATCTTCACGTGAAAAAAGGCGAGATTATTGGGATTGCTGGTCTGATGGGGTCCGGTCGTACAGAACTTGCTCTTAGCATTTTTGGGAATCCGAAAAACTATAAGTTACAAGGGGATTTGGAAATTCAAGGGGCGCCAAAAGTACTGAAGCATACAAGTGATGCGATTAAGGCTGGTATTGCGTATGTGACGGAGGATCGAAAAGGAGACGGACTGTTTTTATTACAGGATATTAAGAGTAATGTCTCAGCGGCGCATCTGAAAGGTATTTCGACGAAGGGGATTCTCAATTTAAATGAAGAAGTGAAGGTTGGTAAAGAGTACAAAGACTCTTTGTATATTAAAGCGAGTTCACTAGAGCAAATAGTTGGCAAATTGAGTGGGGGAAACCAACAAAAAGTTTCGCTTGGGAAATGGTTGTTTACTGGACCTAAGATCTTAATCTTAGATGAACCGACAAGGGGAATCGATGTTGGGGCGAAATTCGAAATTTATACGATTATGAATCAGTTGATTGACGAAGGTATGAGTATTATTATGATCTCCTCTGAACTTGGTGAGGTGCTAGGGATGAGTGATCGTATCTATGTTATGGCAAATGGCTCGATCAAAGGAGAACTGGCCATGAAGGAAGCGACACAAGAAGCGATTATGGAACTTGCGACGCAATAGGAGGGATAACGTTGGGATTTTATAAAGAAACTAAAGCGCTCGTCAAAGCCAATATTCGAGATTACGGGATGTATATTGCGTTAATCGTTATTTTGTTAACATTTACGATTATGACGAACGGCTTGTTTATGTCTTCTCGAAACATAAGTAACTTACTGGATTCTGCTGGTTATATTGCGGTTTTAGCAGTTGGGATGACCCTTGTTATCGTCATTCGTCATATTGATTTATCGGTGGGCTTTTTAGCAGGATTTCTAGGTGCGATTACAGCCATTTTCTTGACGCAAATGGGCTTGTCAGTATGGATTACTATTCCACTGATTTTAATTTTAGGCGCTATCATTGGATTATTTAACGGGGTATTAGTTGCTAAAATTGGAATTCCATCATTCGTTGCTACGCTGGCTGGGATGTTGATTTTCCGTGGTGCACTCCTCCAGGTTACAGAAAAAACGGGAACGATTATTGTTAGGGATGAACAATTCAATGCGATTGGGAATGGATTTATTCCATCGATTATGCAAATTAATGGCTTGCATCTACTGACGTTATTAGTAGGATTTGTTGGAGTTCTTTTATATATATACAATGAAATCGCCAATCGTCGTAACAAATTGACGTATGGCTTTGATGTAATGTCTAAGGGGATATTTAGCGTAAAGCTTGTTTTGATATCAGCTATCATTGCTTATATTACATGGATTTTAGCAGGCTATAATGGATTTTCTTGGACGGTTGTCATTATAATTTTCGTTGTAGTAATCTACCATTTCTTAACGACTAAAACAGTACTCGGTCGTCACATTTATGCAGTCGGTAGTAACCCGGAGGCTGCACATTTAAGTGGAATCAATGTACAAAAGATTACATATATCGTCTTTGGTTCGATGGGAATGCTCGCTGCATTATCCGGAATTCTTTTTACATCACGGCTTCAATCCGCAACGACGACAGCCGGAACTCTCTTTGAGCTTGATGCCATTGCAGCAGCATATGTGGGGGGAGTTTCGTCAGCAGGCGGTGTTGGAAAAGTGACAGGTGCCATAATTGGAGCTATCGTGATGGCTTCGTTATCAAGCGGGATGAACTTACTGGGCGTCGGGATTTCCTATCAATATATGATACGCGGCGGTGTTTTAGCCGGAGCAGTAATCTTCGACGTAATGACTCGTAAGCAACGGGCTTAAAAGTGAAGGCTAGAATAATCAGGCATCCTGTTTGTGGGGTGCCTGATATCGTTTTGTAAGTCATTGTTAATTTCTCGGCAAGTGGTAAGATGAAAGGAAAAAGCATGGGGAAAGAGGAAGGTGTATGCGGAAAAAAGTTGTTCTTATGCTTGGCGCGCTCATTGTGATTTTTGGCTATTTGACTATTGTATCAGCAACTAAAGCCTTTCGTTCAACTAGTGAGATGCCTGCTAACCTCTCCTCTGCACCGGCATCTATTCGTCTCGTACTCATTACGCAAGAGCTTGATACTCCTTTTTGGAATAAGGTCAGTAAAGGGGCTGTAAAGCAGGCGCAAGAAGAAAATGTTCAACTCGAAGTGTGGGGAAGCTATGGCACCAACCAAGCTGACTTTTTGAAGAAAATGGAGGTTGCCATTCATTCAAAAGTGAACGGAATTATCGTACAAGGGCTAGATAATGAAGAATTTAAAGAGCTGACAAAGGTTAAAGCAGCTTTTTATGGGATTCCTGTTATTACCGTAGCAAACGATGTTCCTGTGGAAGAGAGCTTGCGAAAAACCTACGTGGGTTCGGATCAATTTTTGGCAGGAAAAGTGGTTGCCCGTCAATTGATAAAAGAAATGGGGCAGACAGGAGAAGTAATTATACTTGGCGATCAAGAGCAAGCATATTATCAGAAGGAACGTTTAGCCGGTATTCAGAATGTAATAAGCGGATATCCAGGAATTGAAATAATTATTAGAGGGACCGCGGATACAAAGGAACAAATCATGGCAACGACTCAGCAGGCAATGAATGAAGTTCCGTGGGTCTCTGCTTTTATAGCCATCAATGCAAATTATGCAGGGCCGATGATTCAAGAAATAGGAAGACGCACGCAGGTCGAGCCGTATCATATTTATACCTTTGATGATGGGGCTGAATCAACAGCTTTATTAAAACAAGGTAAGCTTGATGGGATTTTGGAACAAAAGCCGGAAGAGATGGGCAGTGAGAGTGTGAAATGGTTGATGGAATGGATTTCAGGCGAAACTGTCCCGCTTGATTCGAATGGTTATCTTACCGAAACGCGCATGGTCGTAGTGGAGGCTGAAGGACTATGACAACAATCCAAAAGAAGATTTGGATCCTCGTTTCCGTTATGTTGCTGATTATGGGGGTCATTTGGTTGACGCTTACGCATTACAATCAGAAAACGCAGGAACAATCCAATGCTATTTTACAGCGTTATTTGCGAATGAATGAAGTGACAACAGCTAGTCAGCAGATAATTACCAATTTAAATAATTATTTATTCGACACGACAAATAATCATAAGCAACAGATAGAGAAGAGCATCGCCTTTATTGAAGAGGTACAACTGGATGTAGCGGAGCTGCGAAACGTAGAAAATGCATTTTCAGTAACCAATTATATTCATTTAATCGATAGCCTTATCGAGACGACCAATCGCTCCATTATGTTTTCAGAGGCAAAAGACATGGAAGGCTCGACCAACCAATTCAATGAAGCAAATCGTATTTCTATGTACATATCTGAAATGACCTTAACGATTTTAGATCGGGAATTGAAGACGTATGACCGATTTTATAGGGATATTATCATACAGTCGCAGGAGCTGAAAAAGCTGGGGATCTGGTTATTGCTTTTGATCACCGTCGTGTCACTATTGGCTACATATTGGTTTTCAATTAGCATTACGAGACCGGTTCATCAGCTCACACAGGCGGCTAATGAATTGTCACAAGGTCGTTTTAATCAACGAATTGACGTGAAATCCAATGATGAGATCGCTTTTTTAGCAAAGACCTTTGATAAAATGCGTATAAACATTAATGACTTAATATTGGAAATTCGGCAAAAGGCCCAGCTTGAACATGAGCTTCAGCAAAGCAAGTTGTTGTTGAAAGAGAGTCAATTTAGGAGCTTACAAAGCCAAATAAACCCACACTTTTTATTCAATACATTGAACACATTGTCGAAAAAGGCGTATTTGGATGGTGCGGAGGAGACAAGTGATCTCATAGTTAGCGTAGCAGGCTTGCTACGCTATAATTTGAAGCGGATTGACCGCTCTGTAACGTTGTTTGAAGAAGTGGTTGTTTTGAATCAGTATATGGAAATTCAAAAGGCGCGATTTAGAGATCGTTTACAATTTAAATCTGACATTGATGAATCTTGCTTACAGGTGAAAATCCCGGGTTTAACCCTTCAGCCCATTATTGAAAATGCCGTAATCCATGCTATTGAACCCGAAGAGAGCGGGGGAATCATATGGTTCAGGATTAAGAAGGATGGATCAGGGGTCATCATTGAAATCGAAGATAGTGGAAAAGGGATAGCTCGAGAGAAAATGGAGCAACTGATAAATGGAGATGTCGCGCCAATGGAAGGACATTCTACAGGAATCGGCTTTCAGAACGTGGTGAAAAGATTACAGTTATTTTATGGAGCAGAGGATTTAATCGCAATTGATAGCAAGGAAGGTCGGGGTACAAAAGTAATCATACAAATTCCAACGGCAAGGGAGGAAGTTGCTGATGAAGCTTCTTATCGTTGATGACGAACCAATTGAAAGAGAAGGGATGCAGGCAATCTTACAAAAAGCATTTCCCGATCTTACTATATACCAAGGGAAAAATGGTAAATTGGCAATTGAACTAGCAAATGTAATTCAACCGGATTTAATCTTAATGGATATTATGATGCCTGGAATGACAGGGCTTGAAGCTATAGAAAAAATCCAGGCAGAGCATTCTTCTATCAAGTTTGTAATGGTGACGGCATTTGATATGTTTGATTATGCGAGAGAAGCTATCAAGCTCGGTGTAAAAGATTACTTGCTGAAGCCGAGTAGGGCAAGTGAAATTGTCGACACAGTGGGTAGGGTTCTAGAGGAATGTAGGCGTGAACGTGAGGCAGAGGCAAC of the Sporosarcina sp. FSL K6-1508 genome contains:
- a CDS encoding sugar ABC transporter ATP-binding protein encodes the protein MSEYILEMNDISKEFPGVKALSNVNFKVRKGEIHCLVGENGAGKSTLMKVLSGVYPFGTYDGDIVFEDQIQQFNEISDSVKAGIGIIYQELALFPDLSVYENIFAGNEVKKGPFVDWNQTIVQATQILKKVKLKVTPETLIRELSVGKQQLVEIAKALSKDVNLLILDEPTAALNEDDSENLLKLLKELKSQGISCIMISHKLKEVIEIADKVTILRDGKTICTLDASKGEVAENVIIKNMVGREIEDIYPKHPDKKIGDTVLKLDNWSAYDTQLGRNVVKNINLHVKKGEIIGIAGLMGSGRTELALSIFGNPKNYKLQGDLEIQGAPKVLKHTSDAIKAGIAYVTEDRKGDGLFLLQDIKSNVSAAHLKGISTKGILNLNEEVKVGKEYKDSLYIKASSLEQIVGKLSGGNQQKVSLGKWLFTGPKILILDEPTRGIDVGAKFEIYTIMNQLIDEGMSIIMISSELGEVLGMSDRIYVMANGSIKGELAMKEATQEAIMELATQ
- a CDS encoding sugar ABC transporter permease → MYIALIVILLTFTIMTNGLFMSSRNISNLLDSAGYIAVLAVGMTLVIVIRHIDLSVGFLAGFLGAITAIFLTQMGLSVWITIPLILILGAIIGLFNGVLVAKIGIPSFVATLAGMLIFRGALLQVTEKTGTIIVRDEQFNAIGNGFIPSIMQINGLHLLTLLVGFVGVLLYIYNEIANRRNKLTYGFDVMSKGIFSVKLVLISAIIAYITWILAGYNGFSWTVVIIIFVVVIYHFLTTKTVLGRHIYAVGSNPEAAHLSGINVQKITYIVFGSMGMLAALSGILFTSRLQSATTTAGTLFELDAIAAAYVGGVSSAGGVGKVTGAIIGAIVMASLSSGMNLLGVGISYQYMIRGGVLAGAVIFDVMTRKQRA
- a CDS encoding substrate-binding domain-containing protein, encoding MRKKVVLMLGALIVIFGYLTIVSATKAFRSTSEMPANLSSAPASIRLVLITQELDTPFWNKVSKGAVKQAQEENVQLEVWGSYGTNQADFLKKMEVAIHSKVNGIIVQGLDNEEFKELTKVKAAFYGIPVITVANDVPVEESLRKTYVGSDQFLAGKVVARQLIKEMGQTGEVIILGDQEQAYYQKERLAGIQNVISGYPGIEIIIRGTADTKEQIMATTQQAMNEVPWVSAFIAINANYAGPMIQEIGRRTQVEPYHIYTFDDGAESTALLKQGKLDGILEQKPEEMGSESVKWLMEWISGETVPLDSNGYLTETRMVVVEAEGL
- a CDS encoding sensor histidine kinase gives rise to the protein MTTIQKKIWILVSVMLLIMGVIWLTLTHYNQKTQEQSNAILQRYLRMNEVTTASQQIITNLNNYLFDTTNNHKQQIEKSIAFIEEVQLDVAELRNVENAFSVTNYIHLIDSLIETTNRSIMFSEAKDMEGSTNQFNEANRISMYISEMTLTILDRELKTYDRFYRDIIIQSQELKKLGIWLLLLITVVSLLATYWFSISITRPVHQLTQAANELSQGRFNQRIDVKSNDEIAFLAKTFDKMRININDLILEIRQKAQLEHELQQSKLLLKESQFRSLQSQINPHFLFNTLNTLSKKAYLDGAEETSDLIVSVAGLLRYNLKRIDRSVTLFEEVVVLNQYMEIQKARFRDRLQFKSDIDESCLQVKIPGLTLQPIIENAVIHAIEPEESGGIIWFRIKKDGSGVIIEIEDSGKGIAREKMEQLINGDVAPMEGHSTGIGFQNVVKRLQLFYGAEDLIAIDSKEGRGTKVIIQIPTAREEVADEASYR